From the Micromonospora echinofusca genome, the window GGTCGATCTGCTCGTGACTGTGGTCGGCCGGCAGATCGTCCCAGTGCACCCCGCATTCGGGGCACAGTCCTGGGCAGTCCTCCCGGCAGAGCGGGTTGGTCGGCAGCGTGAGCACCACCGCGTCCCGCAGCGCCGGCTCCAGGTCGATCAGATCGCCCTGCATCCGGCCCACCTCGTCCTCGTCGGTCGTGGAGTCCGTGGTGCTGTTCTCGTACGCGTACAGCTCCTGGACCCGCACAGCCAGCGAGTCGTCGATCTCGCGTAGGCAGCGACCGCACTCGCCCCGGACGCGACCGCTGACGGTCCCGGAGACGAGCACGCCCTCGGACACCGACTCCAACCTCAGGTCGAGGTCGAGGTCCGCGCCCTGCGGCACGGCGATCATCTCGCCGCCGAGGTCCGCCGGTGCCGGCACCACCCGCTTGACCGTACGCAAGGCTCCAGGCCGGCGCGGCAGCTCCCTCGTGTCGAGGACCAGCGGCGACCTGGGGTCGAGTGTCGAAGGCGTGTGTTTGGGCATAGTCAGACTCCGGCCGGTGAGAGGCCGACAAAAGAGGTTACCTGGGCGACCGCCGGACCGTCGAACCGGGGGCGACGCCCGCCCCGTCTGCCGGCTGGTGAGGTGCCGCTCAGAAGGGTAGCGGGCGTTCCGACTCCTCCCCACCGAAGGTGCCGATCTCGCGCAGCGCGTGCATCTTGTCCCGGCCGCGCTCGATCGAGGCCAGCGCCCGGGTGAGGAACTGCTCGAAGTTGGCCAGCGCGGTGTCGACGTAGTCGTCGACCTCCTCCCGCAGGCGCTGCGCCTCGGCGCGGGCCTCGGCGATGATCCGCGCACCCTCGTGCTCGGCGGAGACAGTGATCTCGTTCACCGAGACCAGCCGGGCGTGTTCCGCCTCACCCTCGCTGATGATCCGGTCGGCCTCGCGCTTGCCGGCCTCCATGATCTTGTCCCGCTCCTCCAGCAGCGCGGCGGCCCGGCGCAGGTCGGCGGGGAGTTCGGCGCGCAGCTCGTCGAGGACCGCGATGAACTCGCCCCGGTCGACCATGCAGTTGTTGCGCGACATCGGGACGGAGCGGGCCTGCTCCACCATGGCGATCAGTTCGTCGATGCGATCGAGCGGGTCCACCGGTACCTCACTCCTGTCGTTCGTCGGGCCGACCTACATGATGCGGGCTACGGCCGGTTTCCCGCTCCACACATCATGTCGCGCCCCGACCACAGCGCGCCGCTCACCCCGGCCCGGCGCGTCGCGGTGCGCCACGGCGCCATCCCCGCCGGGCACGGCGCCGGCGGGGTGGTGGCGGGGCGGTCGCCCCGGACGCTCAGTCGCGCGGCGGCCGGACGAGCCGGGCGCTCAGCTCCTCGCGGACCCGGTCGGGCACGTGGGCGGAGATGTCGCCGCCCCACTTCGCCACGTCCTTGACCAGGCTGGAGGAGAGGAACGAGTAGAGCGGATTGGTCGGCATGAACAGGGTCTCGACGCCGGCCAGGCCGATGTTCATCTGCGCCATCTGCAACTCGTAGTCGAAGTCGCTGACCGCCCGCAGGCCCTTGATCAGCACGCTCGCCTGCTGCGCCCGACAGAAGTCGACCAGCAGGCCGCGGAACGACTCGACCCGGACGTTGTCGTAGGAGGCGGTCACCTCGCGGAGCATGTCGATCCGCTCCTCGACGGTGAACAGGCCGCTCTTCGACTGGTTGACCAGCACGCCCACGATCACCTCGTCGAACAGCCGGCTCGCCCGGCCGACGATGTCGAGGTGCCCGTTGGTGACCGGATCGAACGAGCCGGGACACACCGCACGTCTCATGATCGGCGACCGTACCAAAGGGTCGTCTCGCCGTAGCGCCGGCTGCGCTCGCCGGTGATTCCCTGCACCCACCCGACCGGGCCCGTACGGCTCGACCGTTCCACCACCACCAGGGCGTCCGGGGCCAGCCAGCCGCCGTCGACCAGCGCGACGAGCATCGCCGTGATCTCCGCGTCCGGCACCGCGTAGGGCGGGTCGGCGAAGACCACGTCGTACGGGTCGACGTCCGGGCCGGCCGCCAGCACCGTGGCGACCCTGCCGGTGACCAGCCGGGCGGCCGGGGCGGCGCGCAACGTCGCCACGTTCTCCCGGACCACCCGGGCCGCCCGGGGGTCGGACTCCACCAGCAGCACGTGCGCGGCCCCCCGGGAGAGGGCCTCCAGGCCGACCGCGCCGGAGCCGGCGTACAGGTCGGCGAAGCGGGCGCCGGCCAGGTCGACCTCCGCCTGCACGGCGCTGAACAGCGCCTCGCGCACCCGGTCCGACGTGGGCCGGGTGCCCGCGCCGGGCGGCGCGGCGATCCGCCGCCCGCCGAGGGTTCCGGCCACGATCCGGGTCACCGTCGCTCCCTGCGCATGCCCCGACGCTACGCGACGGCCCGGCCGGTGGACGAGGCACCCGAGGCGACGACCGGACCCTCCACGACCTGTCGGTCTCCCTGGCCCGCACCGAGGGCGCGTCCGCCACCCGGTCGGCGTCCGTACACGATCAACGCACCTCGGCGGGACCGAGCACCGACGTGATCGTGACCGGTTCGACCTCGGCCTGGTTGGTCAGCAGCACGAGCCGCTGGTCCGAGTCGGGCAGCCAGGCGGCGAACGCCTTGTAACCGCCGTTGTCCCCCGAGTGGTGCAGCGCCCGCCTCCCGGCCAGCGGGCCGACGAAGAACCCGTAGCCGTACGCCTCCCCGGGCCGGCCGGTGGGCGCGTGTGGGGCGGTCATCGCCGTCACCGAGGCCTGGGCGAGCAGCCGGCCCCGGCGCGGCACGTCGAGCCAGGTGAGCAGGTCCGTACCGGTGCACCAGACGTCACCCGCGCCCATGCTCACGGTCGCCAGGTCCCAGGACGGCACCGGACGGCCGCCCTCGTGTCCGACCGCCACGTCCGGCCGTCCGTCGCCCGCACCGGCGAAGCTGCCCGTCATGCCCAGCGGCGCGAAGACCTCCTCGGCGAGGAACTCGGCGTACGGCCGGTCGGCCGCGCGCTCGACGGTCCGGGCCAACAGCACGTAGCCGGGGCTGCTGTAGTGCCAACCGGCTCCGGGCCGGAACAGCGGCGGCACCGCGGCGAACAAGCCGAGCAGTTCGTCCGGCTCGGCCGGGTCGACGAGATCGACCGCCGGGTACTCCTCCCAGTGGCCCAGGCCCGAGGTGTGGGTGAGCAGGTGGTGCAGCGTGATGCCGGACCATTGCGGCGGTGGGCTGGGCAGCCAGCGCACGACCGGATCGGACAGGCTCAGCACACCCCGCTCGGCGAGCGACAACACCGCCGCGGCGGCCATCTGCTTGCTGATCGAGGCGATCTGGAACCGGGTCTCGGGAGCGCAGTGGACACCGGTGCTCCGATCAGCCACCCCGGCGACCTGTTCCGTCAGGATCTCGTCGCCCCGGGCCAGCAGGAGCACGCCACTGTCCAATGAGGATACGGACATCCGTCGAAGCCTAGATCAGCCCTTCTCCAGGTATTCGGCGCGCTCCTCGTCGACCAGGGCGGCCACCGACGCGGCCAACGCCGGGTGCCGGGCCAGCTCCGGATCCTCCTCGACCAGGGCGATCGCCTCGGCACGGGCGTCGCGGATCAGGTCGGCGTCGCGCAGCAGCGAGAGCAGCCGCAGGTGCGAGCGGCGCCCCGACTGGGTGGCGCCCAGGACGTCGCCCTCCCGGCGCTGCTCCAGATCCAGCTCGGCGAGCTTGAACCCGTCGGTCGTGGAGGCCACCGCGTCCAGCCGCTCCCGCGCGGGCGTGCCCTCCAGCGCCTCGCTGACCAGCAGGCAGAGCCCCGGGGCGGACCCCCGACCGACCCGGCCGCGCAGCTGGTGCAGCTGGGAGACGCCGAACCGGTCGGCGTCGAGCACGATCATCACGGTCGCGTTCGGCACGTTGACGCCGACCTCGACCACGGTCGTGGCGACCAGCACGTCGAGGTCGCCGTCGGCGAAGGAGCGCATCACCGCGTCCTTCTCGTCGGGCGGCAGCCGCCCGTGCAGCACGCCGATGCGCAGGCCGTGCAGCGGCCCCTCGGCGAGCAACGGCGCCACCTCGGTGACCGCCATCGGCGGCCGGCGCCCGTTGTCGTCCTCCGCCGGCGGCTCCTCCTCGCTCGCCGGCCCCTCGCCGATGCGGGGGCAGACGACGTACGCCTGGTGGCCGGCGGACACCTCCTCGCGCACCCGGCGCCAGGCCCGGTCCAGGAAGGCCGGCTTCTCGGCGGCCGGGACCACGTGCGAGGCGATCGGCGAGCGGCCCTGCGGCAGCTGGGACAGCGTGGAGGTCTCCAGGTCGCCGTAGACGGTCATCGCCACCGTGCGCGGGATCGGGGTGGCCGTCATCACCAGCACGTGCGGCGGCTGCTCGGCCTTGGCGCGCAGCGCGTCGCGCTGCTCCACGCCGAAGCGGTGCTGCTCGTCGACCACCACCAGGCCGAGGTCGGCGAAGTCGACGCCCTCGTAGAGCAGGGCGTGGGTGCCGAGCACGATGCCGGCGGCGCCGCTGGCGACCTCGGCCAGCGCCCGCCGACGGGCCACCGCGCCCAGCGAGCCGGTGACCAGCTCGACCCGGGTGGCGTCGTCGGCCGCGCCCAGCTCGCCGGCCCGCCCGAGCGGCCCGAGCAGGTCGAGGATGCCCCGGTGGTGCTGCGCGGCGAGCACCTCGGTCGGGGCCAGCAGCGCGGCCTGCCCGCCCGCGTCGACCACCTGGAGCATCGCGCGCAGCGCGACCACCGTCTTGCCGGAACCGACCTCACCCTGGAGCAGCCGGTGCATCGGGTGGGCCGTGGCCAGGTCCGCCGCGATCTCCACCCCGACGTCGCGCTGGCCGGGCGTCAGCTCGTAGGGCAGCCGGGCGTCGAAGGCGTCGAGCAGGCCGCCGGGCCGCGCCGGGCGGGGCCGGGCCGGCGAGGCGGCGGCGCGGTGCTTGCGCTGCACCAGGGTGAGCTGCACGGCGAACGCCTCGTCCCACTTGAGCCGGTGCCGGGCCCGGTAGAGCGCCTCCTTGCTGGTCGGCCGGTGGATCTCGCGCAGCGCCGTGCCGATGCCGCCCAGGTTGCGGCTCGCCCGCAGGGTCGCGGGCAGCGGGTCGTCCGGCGCGGTGAACGTGTCCAGCACCACCCGGACGCAGCGGGCGACCACCCAGGTGGGCACGGCCGCGGCGGCCGGGTAGACCGGGATCAGCGCGCCCGCGAACTCCTCGATCTCCTCGTTGGCCGCCGCCTCGCCGTCGCCGCCCTCGCCGAGCAGGACGTATTCCGGGCCGTTGAGCTGCCGCTTGCCCCGGAACTCGGTGACCTTGCCGGCGAAGAGCCCCCACCGGCCGGGGCGCAGCTCGCGCTCGCGCCAGGCCTGGTTGCCGAAGAAGGTCAGGGCGAGGGTGCCGCCGGCGCCGTCGCCGACCGTCACCTCCAGCAGGTTGCCCCGGCGCTGGCGCATCGGGCGTACGGCGGTGCGCTGCACCTGGGCCAGCACGGTGGCCTGCTCACCGACGTCGAGTGAGCGGATGTCGGTGTGCTCGCCGCGCTCGTCGTAGCGGCGCGGGAAGTGGTAGATCAGGTCGCCGGCGGTGTGCAGGTCGAGGTGCCCGGCGAGGGCCTTCGCGGTCTTCTCGCCGACCAGCTTCTTCAGCGGCGTGTCCATCGTGGACGGCTCGGACGTCATTCGACCCCCACCAGGAGCGGATAGTGCGGCTGCCCGCCCGGGTAGGCCTGCACCTCGACGAACGGCCAGCGCTGCCCGACGTGCTCGCGGACCGCGTCGGCCAGCCCGGCGGGGGCGTCCGCCCCGGAGAGCAGCGTCACCAGCTCACCACCGCCGCCGAGCATCCGGTCGACCACGGCCGCGCAGGTGTCGGCCAGGTCGGAGCCGATCAGGTGCACCTCCCCCTCGACCAGCGCCAGCACGTCGCCGGGGCGGCACGGGCCGGCGACGGTCAGCGCCTCGCGGCGGGCGTAGCAGACCTCGGCGTAGCGGCAGGCCCCGGCCGCCTCGGCCATCGCGATCACGTCGTCGGAGAAGCGTCGCCCCGGGTCGCGCACCGCGAGGGCGGCCAGCGCCTGCACGGGCGAGCGGGTCGGTACCACGCTGACCTTGATGCCGAGCGCGTGCGCCTCCCGGGCGGCGGCGCTCGCCACCGCCTGCGTGTCGGGGTCGTTGGGCAGCACCACCACGCGGGCCGCCCCGGTGACGCGGATCGCGTCCACCAGCTCGCCGATCGACGGGTTGCCGGGCACCACCGTCGCGCCCTCGCCGGCGAAGAGCCCGGCGATGCCCGCGCCGGTGGCCACCACCACGGCGGCCCGCCCGTCCGCCGCCACGGCAGGCGGCACCGGTGCGAGCTGGTCGGCGAAGCGGGTCACCGAGATCCGGTGCGGCCGGCCGGCCACCACGCCCGCCTCGATCGCCGCGCCCACGTCGTTGACGTGCACGTGCACGTTCCAGGTGCCCGTGCCGGCGCTGCCGTCGCCGACGACCACCAACGAGTCGCCCAGCGCGGCCAGCTCGGCGCGCAGCCGGGCCACCTCCTGCGGCCCGGCGTCGAGCAGGTACTGCACCTCGTACGCGTACTCCTCGGAACCGGTCTCGCGCACGGCGTCGGCCGGCGGACGGACGGGGCGCGGCGCGGGCACGGGCCGCTCGGGGCTCTCGCCGGTCACGACCTCGACCAGGGCGTCGAGCAGCAGGCACAGGCCCCGGCCGCCGGCGTCCACCACGCCGGCCCGGGCCAGCGCCGGGAGCTGCTCGGGGGTGCGCGTCAAGGCGTGCGCCGCCCCGCCCGCCGCCGCCCGGGCCACCGCGCGCAGGTCGTCGCTGTCGGCGCGCTCGGCGGCGTGCGCCGCGGCGGCGACGACGCTGAGCAGCGTGCCCTCGACGGGGCGGGCGACCGCGGCGTAGGCGGCGGCCGTGCCGTCGCGCAGGGCGGCGGCCAGCTCGCGCCCCCGCACGGCCGGCACGGCGGCCACGGCGTCGGCGAAGCCACGCAGGATCTGCGACAGGATCACCCCCGAGTTGCCCCGCGCGCCCAGCAGCGCGCCCCGGGCCATCAGCCGCAGCGCGTGCCCGTGCGCGGTGGGCCCGTCCTCCGGCAGGGTGCCGAGGTCCATCGCGAGCGCCTGCTGGGCGGAGGTGAGGGTGAGCACCATGTTGGTGCCGGTGTCGCCGTCGGGCACCGGATAGACGTTGAGGTCGTCGATCTCGCCCTGGTGGCGTTTGAGTGCCACCAGCCCGCCCGCGCACCAACGGCGGACCGCGGCGGCATCGAGGGTGTCCAGCACGGCGAGAAGCCTACTGGCGCGCACCGACACGCGCCGGTGTCGCCGGCACTCGCGCGGCGTGTCCGGCCGTCCGCGCGTACCCGCCGTCCGCGTGGCCCGTCCCAGCGCGCGGCGACGGCGCAGGGGGCGGTACGGTCCGACCTGTGCCGCACCCGTGTCGGGGCGCGACGCGTCGGGCCGGTGGACGAGGGAGCGCGGCGAGGGCGCCGGCTCGGGCCGCCGTCCGGGGCCGGTTGGTCGGCACCCGGACCATCGGGTAACCTGGCCAGGTTGCCCGGGCTGCGCCTGGCGGCGACCTCATGAACGTTTCAATCCCAGGAGTATCCCGTGGCTAGCGTGTGCGACGTCTGTGGCAAGGGACCGGGCTTCGGCCACAACGTGTCCCACTCGCACCGGCGGACCAACCGCCGCTGGAACCCGAACATCCAGTCGGTGCGTACCCCGGCCGGTGGCGGCAACACCAAGAAGTTGAAGGTCTGCACCTCCTGCATCAAGGCGGGCAAGGTCACCCGCGCCTGACGCGGTAGGCCCCACCCTCGTCACTCGTCATTGCCGGCGGGCCGTCACGGCCCGCCGGCTCTGTCGCGTCCGCCGACCGACGCCTCTGCGGCGCACGGCGGGCGTGCAGCGCGACGGGTCGCGGCGCGCGCGTCCCGGCGATCGGGTTACGGCGACGGGTCGGAGCGGCCCGCGACGGGGCCAGCGCGTCCGGGGGACGGGGTCAGAGCGTCCGGGCGAAGGAGATGCAGCCCGGGGCGTCGCGGTAGAAGCCGAAGTTCGGGATCCGCTCGTAGCCGGCCGCCGTGTACATGGCGATGGCCTCGGGCTGCTTGTCGCCGCACTCCAGGACGATCCGCTTGCGCCCGTGCTCCCGCGCGGAGCGCTCCACCGCCGCCAGCACCGCCCGGGCCACGCCCCGGCCCCGGGCCGCCGGCGCGGTGTACATCCGCTTCAGCTCGGCGGTGTCGCCCTCGTCACCGTGGCTGCGCCAGCCGCCACAGCCGACCGGCTCGCCGCCGAGGTGGGCCACGAGGAAGGCCCCGGCGGGCGGCTCGAACTCGCCCGGATCGACCGGGGTCTCGTCGCCGCTGCCGCCGTACCGGGCACCAAGGTCGGCCAGGGCGGCCCGGATCAGCCGCCGCGCCACCGGCGAGTCGAAACGCTCGGCCCGAATCTCGATCTCACTCACGCAGTAAAGGGTACGACGCTGATCGGCCCTTACCGGAAGTGGTCCCAGCCAGCGGGTCCGTCGTACGGGCGCCCGTCGACCGTCACGCCCGAGCCCTCCGCGACCCGCCCGATCGGCCGCCAGTCCGGCGGCAGCGCCACCGCCGACGGGAAGGTCGCGGCCAGCGCGTGGTCGTCGCCCCCGGCGAGGAGCCAGGAGTACGGGTCGACGCCGAGCGCCTGGGCGGCGTCGCGCATCTGCCGGGGCACCTCGAAGGCGTCCCGGCGCACGTCCACCGCGACCCCGCTCGCCTTCGCGACGTGCCCGACGTCGGCGAGCAGCCCGTCCGACACGTCGATCATGGAGGTGGCGCCGAGCCGGGCGGCGTGCGGCCCCGCCGCGTAGGGCACCTCGGGCCGCCGGCAGGCCTCCACCAGCAACCGGGGCGTACGGAAGCCCCGGGTGAGCACGGTCAGCCCGGCCGCCGCGTACCCGATCCGGCCGGCCAGGGCCAGCACGTCACCGGGCCGCGCGCCGGAGCGCGTCACCGGCGGCCGGCCGCCCAGGTCGCCGAGGGCCGTGACCGCGATGGTCAGCGTGGGGCTGGCCGACATGTCCCCGCCCACCACGCTCGCTCCGACCTTCGCCGCCTCGGCGGCCAGCCCGTCGGCGAGTTCCTCGGCCCAGCCGGTCTCCAACTCCGGCGGCATGCAGAGCGCCACCAGCAACGCGGTCGGCTGCGCCCCCATCGCGGCGATGTCCGCCAGGTTCGCCGCCGCCGCCCGGTGGCCGACGTCACGCGCGCCGGACCAGTCCCGCCGGAAGTGCCGGCCCTCCACCAGCACGTCGGTCGAGGCCACGACCCGGGCGTCCGGGGCGGCCACCACCGCCGCGTCGTCCCCGGGACCGAGCAGAACGGTCGATCCGTACGACAACCGGGCGGTCACCCGATCGATCAGGCCGAACTCGCCGACTCCCGCGACACTCATACCGGCCCTCCGCCGCGCTCGCTCACCGCTTCTCCTCGACCACCGATAGGGATCAGACCTGGTCCGTAAGGTACTTTCTCCCTTCGGGCCGCCCCGCAGGCGGCGACGGACGGAGGTCGAGTCGTGGTACAGGCGTACATCCTCATCCAGACGGAGGTCGGCCGCGCGCGCGACGTGGCCGGTCTCATCTCTGACCTTGCCGGCGTGGTGCGCGTCGACGCCGTCACCGGGCCGTACGACGTGGTCGTGCTCACCGAGGCGAACACCGTCGACGAACTCGGCAAACTCATCGTCAGCAAGGTGCAGATGGTGCCCGGCATCACCCGCACCCTCACGTGTTCGGTGGTGCGCCTGTAAGTGGACAAGATCACTGACTCTCCCGTGACCGATTCCGACCAGCCGGACGAGGTGGCCCCCGACCGGCCGGCCCGCGACCGGACGACCCGGGGCGCCGCGCTGATCGCGACGCTGATCGCGCTGCCGGTCACCGTGCTGGTGGGCGCGCTCGCGTTCACCCAACTCTCCCCCGACGAGCGGGCCGATCCGGCCGCCACGCCGAGCGCGACCGCCACGAGTGTCGGCCCGCGCTCCACCGCCCCGGTCGAGATGGCCGCGCCGGCGCTGGCCGAGCGCCCCGCCACGGTCTGCCGGGCCCTGCTCTCCCAGCTGCCGGCCACGGTCAACGACCTCCCGCAGCGCCCGGTCACCGCCGGCCCGGAGCAGAACGCCG encodes:
- a CDS encoding YceD family protein, which codes for MPKHTPSTLDPRSPLVLDTRELPRRPGALRTVKRVVPAPADLGGEMIAVPQGADLDLDLRLESVSEGVLVSGTVSGRVRGECGRCLREIDDSLAVRVQELYAYENSTTDSTTDEDEVGRMQGDLIDLEPALRDAVVLTLPTNPLCREDCPGLCPECGVHWDDLPADHSHEQIDPRWAGLSQLNRKEE
- a CDS encoding SPFH domain-containing protein, whose amino-acid sequence is MDPLDRIDELIAMVEQARSVPMSRNNCMVDRGEFIAVLDELRAELPADLRRAAALLEERDKIMEAGKREADRIISEGEAEHARLVSVNEITVSAEHEGARIIAEARAEAQRLREEVDDYVDTALANFEQFLTRALASIERGRDKMHALREIGTFGGEESERPLPF
- the coaD gene encoding pantetheine-phosphate adenylyltransferase; the protein is MRRAVCPGSFDPVTNGHLDIVGRASRLFDEVIVGVLVNQSKSGLFTVEERIDMLREVTASYDNVRVESFRGLLVDFCRAQQASVLIKGLRAVSDFDYELQMAQMNIGLAGVETLFMPTNPLYSFLSSSLVKDVAKWGGDISAHVPDRVREELSARLVRPPRD
- the rsmD gene encoding 16S rRNA (guanine(966)-N(2))-methyltransferase RsmD translates to MTRIVAGTLGGRRIAAPPGAGTRPTSDRVREALFSAVQAEVDLAGARFADLYAGSGAVGLEALSRGAAHVLLVESDPRAARVVRENVATLRAAPAARLVTGRVATVLAAGPDVDPYDVVFADPPYAVPDAEITAMLVALVDGGWLAPDALVVVERSSRTGPVGWVQGITGERSRRYGETTLWYGRRS
- a CDS encoding serine hydrolase domain-containing protein translates to MSVSSLDSGVLLLARGDEILTEQVAGVADRSTGVHCAPETRFQIASISKQMAAAAVLSLAERGVLSLSDPVVRWLPSPPPQWSGITLHHLLTHTSGLGHWEEYPAVDLVDPAEPDELLGLFAAVPPLFRPGAGWHYSSPGYVLLARTVERAADRPYAEFLAEEVFAPLGMTGSFAGAGDGRPDVAVGHEGGRPVPSWDLATVSMGAGDVWCTGTDLLTWLDVPRRGRLLAQASVTAMTAPHAPTGRPGEAYGYGFFVGPLAGRRALHHSGDNGGYKAFAAWLPDSDQRLVLLTNQAEVEPVTITSVLGPAEVR
- the recG gene encoding ATP-dependent DNA helicase RecG, whose protein sequence is MTSEPSTMDTPLKKLVGEKTAKALAGHLDLHTAGDLIYHFPRRYDERGEHTDIRSLDVGEQATVLAQVQRTAVRPMRQRRGNLLEVTVGDGAGGTLALTFFGNQAWRERELRPGRWGLFAGKVTEFRGKRQLNGPEYVLLGEGGDGEAAANEEIEEFAGALIPVYPAAAAVPTWVVARCVRVVLDTFTAPDDPLPATLRASRNLGGIGTALREIHRPTSKEALYRARHRLKWDEAFAVQLTLVQRKHRAAASPARPRPARPGGLLDAFDARLPYELTPGQRDVGVEIAADLATAHPMHRLLQGEVGSGKTVVALRAMLQVVDAGGQAALLAPTEVLAAQHHRGILDLLGPLGRAGELGAADDATRVELVTGSLGAVARRRALAEVASGAAGIVLGTHALLYEGVDFADLGLVVVDEQHRFGVEQRDALRAKAEQPPHVLVMTATPIPRTVAMTVYGDLETSTLSQLPQGRSPIASHVVPAAEKPAFLDRAWRRVREEVSAGHQAYVVCPRIGEGPASEEEPPAEDDNGRRPPMAVTEVAPLLAEGPLHGLRIGVLHGRLPPDEKDAVMRSFADGDLDVLVATTVVEVGVNVPNATVMIVLDADRFGVSQLHQLRGRVGRGSAPGLCLLVSEALEGTPARERLDAVASTTDGFKLAELDLEQRREGDVLGATQSGRRSHLRLLSLLRDADLIRDARAEAIALVEEDPELARHPALAASVAALVDEERAEYLEKG
- a CDS encoding DAK2 domain-containing protein translates to MLDTLDAAAVRRWCAGGLVALKRHQGEIDDLNVYPVPDGDTGTNMVLTLTSAQQALAMDLGTLPEDGPTAHGHALRLMARGALLGARGNSGVILSQILRGFADAVAAVPAVRGRELAAALRDGTAAAYAAVARPVEGTLLSVVAAAAHAAERADSDDLRAVARAAAGGAAHALTRTPEQLPALARAGVVDAGGRGLCLLLDALVEVVTGESPERPVPAPRPVRPPADAVRETGSEEYAYEVQYLLDAGPQEVARLRAELAALGDSLVVVGDGSAGTGTWNVHVHVNDVGAAIEAGVVAGRPHRISVTRFADQLAPVPPAVAADGRAAVVVATGAGIAGLFAGEGATVVPGNPSIGELVDAIRVTGAARVVVLPNDPDTQAVASAAAREAHALGIKVSVVPTRSPVQALAALAVRDPGRRFSDDVIAMAEAAGACRYAEVCYARREALTVAGPCRPGDVLALVEGEVHLIGSDLADTCAAVVDRMLGGGGELVTLLSGADAPAGLADAVREHVGQRWPFVEVQAYPGGQPHYPLLVGVE
- the rpmB gene encoding 50S ribosomal protein L28 gives rise to the protein MASVCDVCGKGPGFGHNVSHSHRRTNRRWNPNIQSVRTPAGGGNTKKLKVCTSCIKAGKVTRA
- a CDS encoding GNAT family N-acetyltransferase; amino-acid sequence: MSEIEIRAERFDSPVARRLIRAALADLGARYGGSGDETPVDPGEFEPPAGAFLVAHLGGEPVGCGGWRSHGDEGDTAELKRMYTAPAARGRGVARAVLAAVERSAREHGRKRIVLECGDKQPEAIAMYTAAGYERIPNFGFYRDAPGCISFARTL
- a CDS encoding thiamine-phosphate kinase, with translation MSVAGVGEFGLIDRVTARLSYGSTVLLGPGDDAAVVAAPDARVVASTDVLVEGRHFRRDWSGARDVGHRAAAANLADIAAMGAQPTALLVALCMPPELETGWAEELADGLAAEAAKVGASVVGGDMSASPTLTIAVTALGDLGGRPPVTRSGARPGDVLALAGRIGYAAAGLTVLTRGFRTPRLLVEACRRPEVPYAAGPHAARLGATSMIDVSDGLLADVGHVAKASGVAVDVRRDAFEVPRQMRDAAQALGVDPYSWLLAGGDDHALAATFPSAVALPPDWRPIGRVAEGSGVTVDGRPYDGPAGWDHFR
- a CDS encoding Lrp/AsnC ligand binding domain-containing protein — its product is MVQAYILIQTEVGRARDVAGLISDLAGVVRVDAVTGPYDVVVLTEANTVDELGKLIVSKVQMVPGITRTLTCSVVRL
- a CDS encoding DUF3515 family protein, giving the protein MDKITDSPVTDSDQPDEVAPDRPARDRTTRGAALIATLIALPVTVLVGALAFTQLSPDERADPAATPSATATSVGPRSTAPVEMAAPALAERPATVCRALLSQLPATVNDLPQRPVTAGPEQNAAYGDPAVTVACGGAKPAVDDTDHVWTVNRVCWYASEERDATVLTTMDRETAVTVRVPHFYGQGLQWVAPVSDTIVASVPSVADPPSGCRA